A region of Argentina anserina chromosome 5, drPotAnse1.1, whole genome shotgun sequence DNA encodes the following proteins:
- the LOC126796297 gene encoding histone-lysine N-methyltransferase ATXR7: MEMSCQSNGNSSGIQQLCNSVGTSYQGKSYSGYMPPPSFVSGWMYVNEQGQMCGPYIQQQLYEGLNTGFLPDVLPVYPVVNGALINPVPLKYFKHFPDHVATGFAYLSLGSVSSSSTPTDSLKSCHGDLATSSIPTPVPTSYLNSTAQANCNTDFSNKSTLNTEAPNQVTSYQSLSSKESCWLYDDKEGKRNGPYSLFELTSWHRYGYLRDSLMIYHVKNKCEPFTLSSVVSSSKLDGLETITTFDTEGNQSGSSVSIISEVAEGVSSQLHYGILKSARRVVLDEIISNVIAEFVITKKAQKLNQNMKTCSLDAKTSEIDGENPALLSEAGTSDCVAERTCINPDSAEPSPSTKSVGSIQNYRDCYAVVCGMLFNHCMEVMWNAVFYDSVAEYSSAWRRRKVWTGSSLFGIPPNRCGERVEKIPNLNHETFCHDDDDNDDRPPGFELLGAELGCQPQPSLISSSVLMMEKPTIQIGPSYEDMKYIVKHIENELQLSAKSSLSEYVGSFVDEEVSKLANLSTEEKSVKDNVDCSMRSIGSSDLCNKLRTSDGTSADIILSDITLTPQMEKPFHVSLPENHMSNFLAIAFKEVCSHVDDSDVDQEVIEPLPPGLTANVKIFGQSKPICKFQPSRSEECTPKIGAYVATAMLRKKLHDDINRELKSSFIDLALNKFLGSWRTSRKNHVRHKDKACNTINKEELKHRHSSLTAEVSPVMDEFTYQRKRLLRKKSSSSGHVTLVNNGLKSETLGKLKKLHVGIDVPKNATVIPKKQGLSKSQIESSVDAISIKVNAKRVLSTDKSATKSASSRKPLKGSHEQSCESIDNVVDGVSSIKGYQTELSVGAVPLQAINKRCPSADTLAANNASSRKRLKVSQAVKGVEPMDKPSKRMVLAHVRDHNDIEKVLNSHGRDGQLKEDPLSKVPKLKRERPVGGSQLPHPKRVLKVANDVLKQAANIPVAVRKARSSKSKTSNPCPKSDGCARASINGWEWHRWSLNASPVERARVRGIKYVNAQHTTSETNTSQLSNGKGLSARTNRVKMRSLLAAADGADLLKTTQLKARKKLLRFQRSKIHDWGLIALEPIEAEDFVIEYVGELIRPQISDIRERHYEKMGIGSSYLFRIDDGYVVDATKRGGIARFINHSCEPNCYTKVISVEGEKKIFIYAKRHIAAGEEITYNYKFPLEDKKIPCNCGSKRCRGSLN, translated from the exons ATGGAGATGAGCTGCCAGTCAAATGGCAATTCTAGTGGTATTCAGCAGCTCTGTAACTCTGTGGGGACCTCATACCAGGGCAAGAGTTACTCGGGGTATATGCCTCCTCCTTCATTTGTGAGTGGATGGATGTATGTTAATGAACAAGGTCAAATGTGCGGTCCGTATATTCAGCAGCAGCTGTATGAAGGTTTAAATACCGGCTTTTTGCCGGACGTGCTTCCAGTATATCCTGTGGTAAATGGGGCATTAATAAACCCAGTACCGTTGAAGTATTTCAAGCACTTCCCTGATCATGTCGCCACTGGGTTTGCATATCTGAGTCTGGGCAGCGTCTCGAGCTCAAGCACGCCTACTGATTCtcttaaatcatgccatgggGATTTGGCTACATCTAGTATACCTACACCGGTTCCTACTAGTTATCTGAACTCCACTGCACAGGCCAACTGCAACACTGATTTTTCTAATAAGTCGACTTTGAACACCGAAGCACCTAACCAAGTTACTTCATATCAGTCACTG TCAAGTAAAGAGTCTTGCTGGTTGTATGACGACAAGGAAGGGAAGAGAAATGGGCCATATTCTCTTTTCGAATTAACTTCTTGGCATCGATATGGATATCTTCGGGATTCACTGATG ATTTATCATGTCAAGAACAAGTGTGAACCCTTCACACTGTCATCTGTTGTTAGTTCATCGAAACTTGATGGACTTGAAACCATCACTACATTTGATACTGAAGGTAATCAGTCTGGCTCGTCCGTAAGCATTATATCTGAAGTTGCGGAGGGAGTTTCTTCCCAACTGCACTATGGAATTTTGAAGTCAGCACGTAGAGTGGTGTTAGATGAGATAATCAGCAATGTGATTGCTGAGTTTGTTATCACAAAGAAAGCTCAGAAACTTAACCAGAATATGAAGACGTGCTCCTTGGATGCAAAAACA TCTGAAATTGATGGAGAGAACCCAGCTCTTTTAAGTGAGGCTGGGACTTCTGACTGTGTTGCTGAAAGGACATGTATCAACCCAGATTCAGCAGAGCCTTCACCAAGCACTAAATCTGTTGGAAGCATTCAGAATTATCGAGATTGTTATGCAGTTGTTTGCGGAATGCTCTTCAATCATTGCATGGAAGTCATGTGGAATGCAGTCTTCTATGATTCAGTGGCAGAATATTCATCTGCTTGGAGGAGAAGGAAAGTTTGGACTGGCTCTTCGTTGTTTGGGATACCTCCTAATAGATGTGGTGAGAGGGTGGAGAAGATTCCAAACTTAAATCATGAAACT TTTTgccatgatgatgatgataatgatgatCGCCCCCCTGGTTTTGAACTGTTGGGAGCTGAGTTAGGGTGTCAACCTCAGCCGTCATTGATATCTTCATCAGTTCTAATGATGGAAAAGCCAACGATACAGATAGGTCCCTCATATGAAGACATGAAATACATTGTAAAGCACATTGAAAATGAACTCCAATTGTCTGCAAAGAGTTCCTTGTCTGAGTATGTTGGATCCTTTGTTGATGAGGAAGTGAGTAAACTGGCTAATTTGTCCACAGAAGAGAAATCGGTAAAG gACAATGTTGACTGTTCTATGAGGAGCATAGGTTCATCTGACCTGTGCAACAAATTGAGGACTTCAGATGGCACATCTGCAGATATAATTCTGTCTGATATTACTCTAACTCCACAAATGGAAAAACCTTTCCATGTTTCTCTCCCTGAGAATCATATGTCTAATTTTCTGGCAATTGCTTTTAAGGAAGTCTGTTCACATGTTGATGATTCTGATGTGGACCAAGAAGTAATTGAACCATTACCCCCTGGACTCACAGCGAATGTTAAAATATTTGGACAATCAAAACCTATTTGCAAATTTCAACCTTCAAGGTCAGAAGAATGTACTCCTAAGATTGGAGCCTATGTTGCTACAGCAATGTTGCGGAAGAAACTCCATGATGATATTAATAGAGAATTGAAATcatcattcattgatttggcTCTTAATAAGTTTCTTGGATCATGGCGAACTTCAAGGAAGAACCATGTCCGTCATAAG GATAAAGCATGCAACACAATTAATAAAGAAGAATTAAAGCATCGTCACAGTTCTCTCACTGCGGAAGTATCTCCAGTGATGGATGAATTTACATATCAGCGCAAGCGGTTGCTGCGGAAAAAGTCGAGTTCTTCTGGTCATGTAACTCTAGTTAATAATGGGTTGAAGAGTGAAACACTGGGGAAGTTAAAGAAGCTACATGTTGGTATAGATGTGCCGAAGAATGCTACTGTGATTCCTAAAAAACAAGGTCTGAGCAAATCCCAAATTGAATCATCTGTTGATGCCATATCTATAAAAGTCAATGCTAAAAGGGTTTTATCAACTGATAAGTCAGCAACTAAGAGTGCCAGTAGCCGGAAGCCATTGAAGGGTTCTCATGAACAAA GTTGTGAGTCCATTGACAATGTTGTTGATGGCGTCAGCTCAATCAAGGGATATCAAACTGAATTATCTGTTGGTGCCGTTCCCTTGCAAGCCATCAATAAGAGATGTCCGTCCGCTGATACACTGGCAGCTAATAATGCTAGTAGTCGAAAACGATTGAAGGTTTCTCAGGCAGTTAAAG GTGTTGAACCCATGGATAAACCTAGTAAAAGGATGGTCTTAGCTCATGTTCGGGATCACAATGATATTGAGAAAGTTCTTAATAGCCATGGCCGTGATGGTCAGCTTAAAGAAGATCCTT TATCTAAGGTGCCGAAGCTGAAAAGAGAGCGTCCAGTTGGCGGCTCACAATTGCCACATCCCAAAAGGGTCTTGAAAGTAGCCAATGATGTTCTCAAGCAAGCAGCAAACATCCCAGTGGCAGTAAGAAAGGCCCGGTCCAGTAAGTCAAAGACATCAAATCCTTGCCCTAAATCTGATGGATGTGCCCGTGCTTCGATTAATGGCTGGGAATGGCATCGATGGTCACTAAACGCAAGTCCTGTTGAAAGAGCTCGTGTTAGGGGAATCAAATATGTTAATGCCCAGCATACAACTTCTGAAACTAATACATCACAGTTGTCAAATGGCAAGGGTCTTTCTGCAAGAACAAATAGGGTGAAAATGCGCAGTCTTCTTGCTGCTGCGGACGGTGCTGACCTTTTGAAAACCACTCAATTAaag GCAAGGAAAAAGCTTCTACGTTTTCAGCGGAGCAAGATACATGATTGGGGTCTTATTGCCTTGGAGCCAATCGAGGCAGAAGATTTTGTTATTGAATATGTTGGAGAATTGATACGTCCCCAG ATATCTGATATACGCGAGCGTCACTATGAGAAGATGGGAATTGGCAGTAGCTATTTGTTTAGAATTGATGATGGTTATGTG GTCGATGCTACAAAACGTGGAGGAATTGCTAGATTTATAAACCATTCTTGTGAG CCTAACTGTTACACCAAGGTCATAAGTGTTGAGGGTGAGAAAAAGATTTTCATTTATGCAAAAAGACATATAGCTGCTGGTGAAGAAATAACGTACAATTATAAGTTTCCATTGGAGGATAAAAAGATTCCATGCAATTGTGGTTCAAAAAG GTGCCGCGGATCATTAAATTAG